In Panacibacter ginsenosidivorans, the following proteins share a genomic window:
- a CDS encoding T9SS type A sorting domain-containing protein, with the protein MPALRNLLNLFLSTLLSLQTVNAQSGNTDTAVYQYQTPGSSIWINSSMNVSTYNSDCKYSQIETYLWNDISATWYNYSKVTYSYDAAGILLQELDQQWNNVASDWQNQNLIKYTTSGNIKKRSTAQWNSIDNQWHKTELDVDSVDGNGNVVKNAIWFGVNDTLQPASRTKYLYNEQQQKAGELSYQITNGIYNKSKYNYTNNDLSVEVKGLYRFNEQDPWQNSTKDFTNLSAVTKLKSFHLLQIYADGQWYNIYRDSFTYTNNNQLNTAYHQYWDFYVDSAWKKFYIDQQDYYKDGSLHHVYSVPWGENPYGNYCSKVTYTHHGCMLQLQAITDDEHARYSSALRQGSNKYIFDALPVKYSKTKSIVPHYMLVTRKASLQATVSANAITPASGVIVYPNPAKDYVKLQVTDMSLRNAHIVLTDISGKTVYTGVYNNTTQTIQLPKLTAGIYLLHLQSGTKIITQKLVIK; encoded by the coding sequence ATGCCTGCCCTACGAAACCTGCTCAACCTTTTCTTATCTACATTACTTTCCCTGCAAACTGTAAACGCACAAAGTGGAAACACGGATACTGCTGTTTACCAATATCAAACGCCTGGAAGTAGTATCTGGATCAACAGTTCTATGAATGTGTCAACCTATAACAGCGATTGCAAATACAGCCAAATTGAAACATATTTATGGAACGATATAAGTGCAACCTGGTATAACTACAGTAAAGTAACCTACTCGTACGATGCAGCAGGAATTTTGTTGCAGGAATTAGACCAGCAATGGAACAATGTGGCAAGTGATTGGCAAAATCAAAACCTGATAAAATATACAACTTCCGGTAACATCAAAAAGAGGAGTACAGCCCAGTGGAATAGTATAGATAATCAATGGCACAAAACTGAACTTGATGTAGATTCAGTAGATGGCAATGGCAATGTTGTTAAGAATGCGATATGGTTTGGAGTAAATGACACATTGCAGCCGGCTTCCCGTACTAAATATCTTTATAATGAGCAACAACAAAAAGCAGGTGAGTTATCATATCAAATAACGAACGGAATTTATAATAAGAGTAAATACAATTATACAAACAATGATCTTTCTGTCGAAGTGAAAGGTCTTTATCGTTTTAATGAACAAGACCCGTGGCAAAATAGCACAAAAGATTTCACAAATCTTTCGGCTGTTACAAAGCTTAAATCTTTTCACTTACTGCAAATCTATGCAGATGGTCAGTGGTATAATATTTACCGTGATTCATTTACCTACACAAACAATAATCAACTCAATACAGCTTATCATCAATACTGGGATTTTTACGTAGACAGTGCGTGGAAAAAGTTTTATATCGACCAACAGGATTACTATAAAGACGGTTCCCTGCATCACGTTTATTCCGTTCCATGGGGCGAAAACCCTTACGGGAATTACTGTTCTAAAGTCACTTACACGCATCATGGTTGTATGCTTCAGTTGCAGGCAATTACAGATGATGAGCATGCAAGATATTCTTCTGCTTTGCGTCAAGGCAGCAATAAATATATTTTTGATGCTTTGCCTGTTAAATATTCGAAAACTAAGAGCATTGTACCCCATTATATGCTTGTTACCCGCAAAGCATCATTGCAGGCTACAGTATCAGCAAATGCAATAACACCTGCATCAGGCGTTATTGTTTATCCCAATCCAGCAAAAGATTATGTGAAGTTGCAGGTTACAGATATGTCGTTGCGTAATGCGCATATAGTATTGACCGACATATCTGGTAAAACAGTTTATACAGGTGTTTATAATAATACCACACAAACAATTCAATTGCCAAAACTTACTGCTGGCATATATCTTTTACATCTTCAGTCAGGCACCAAAATAATTACACAAAAGTTGGTAATAAAATAA